GGTAGGCGCCGCGGGCCATGCTCAGCCCGATGATCTTGTTCAGTGCTTCGCGGTTGCCGGGTTCTTTTTCGAGTATGCTTTCATACAGCAGGAAGGGGTCCTGACCACTGTAATATGCTGCGGCTTCCATGCGCAGCGGTGTTTCCAGTGAACGGGCCCGGGCATCGCCGGGATAGCGTTTCAGGATCTGCTGCAATTGATCCAGCGCTTCCGTGTACTGGTGCATTTCCTGCAGAATGCCCAGCCTGCGCATCATCAGGTCATATGAACCGGGATTGCCGGTCAGCAGGGTATTGATCTGCTCCAGCGCCCGCGGATAGTTGCCGCTACGGATATACATGCCCGTTATGGCGTCCTTTGCTTCCGCATTGTCCGGTGTTACACTCAATGCGCTTTCGTAGCTGGACCGGGCAAGGTTGTAGTTGCCGCGCTGCAGAAAGTGTTGGCCGGCAAGCAGGTAGTGCCCGGTGACGGCCTTTTGCACCGTCGTATCTTCCCGGAACCTGTCTGTCAGTTCCGTTGCAAAGCTGCTGCCGCGATAGAATTTTTCGGCGGCATCCAGTACGCCCAGTTTTTTCAGCATCAGTTCCCTGTCGCCTGGAAAGTTGTACAGTGCGTCATCCACAAAACATTCCGCTTCATCGTATTTCCTTTCCGCCATTTCAATGTTGATAGCATAGAGGTAAGCATCCCGGTATTTGGGTGCTTTGGTGATCACCGCTTTAATGTGTATCCTGGCCAGGTCGGTTTGCTGCGTCAGCATGTACAGCCGGCCGAGCAGCAACTGCTGGTCCGTAAAGTCCGGCTGTATGGCCAGCGCTTCTTTGGAGAGCTGGATGGCTTTGGCATATTGCTGCGCCTTTGTGGCGGCAACGGCCTCCGCGTAGATCGCTTCAGCGTCCTTTTTCTTTTTCCCGAAGAGCTGTGCCTTCGCTCCGGAAGAGCAAAGCACAGCTGCCAATAACAAATATTTGAATACACGCAACATTGCAGATATTTTGGTCATGGTACCGGGATGAGCCACCCCGGTGCCGGATATTTTTTTATGCCGTAACTGTTTTTTTCTGACCGAATCCCTGGCGCTGCATATTCCCCCAGGAATGCTTCTTCCCTATAATGAAGAAATAATATCCTCTCAGGGCAAAGAACACGATCAGCGGATGATATATAAAAGGTTCAATGAAAGCCATCAGCCCCAGGCCGATCACTTCCCGCCATGTTTTGTAATAACGGTACGTCATCTGGTCCCACCACAGCGCGAGGGTAGTGATCATGATGGCGTAGAGGTACACGAATACCAGTAATATGAATGCATAGTGCCAGTTGATCTGGGCGGTGATGATCAGGTAGATGTAATAGAGAATGCCGGTGAATTCGATGATCGGGGCCAGGAACTCGAAGAACAGGCTATAGGGCAAAACGATCAGCCCCAGTTTTTTGTAGCGGGGGTTGAAGATCAGTTTGCGGTGCATGGTGATGATCTCTGCAAGGCCCCTTCCCCAGCGGGTACGCTGGCGGCTGAATACTTTCATGTTGGGCGGCCCTTCCGTCCAGCACTGGGAAGTGGGAATATAACGGATGGCATATTTCAGCTTGTTGTCCAGCATATACGAGCACATGCGGGTAACGATGTCCATATCCTCCGCGAAGGATTTGCTGTCATACCCTCCGGCCTTGATGGCAATTTCCTTGTCGAACAGCCCGAGGCCGCCGGATACATTGGGTACGGCATTGATGATGCTCCAGCCCATTTTGCCGAGTACGTAAGCCCGGATATACTCCATTTCCTGGAAGCGGGGCAGGAGTTGCCGGGGTGGTCTTACCCGGGTGATCACTCCCTCATCGATGTCGCAGGAATTGGCCAGCCGCAGGGTAGCACCGCTGGCGATCACCCGCACATTGTCTTCCACTACATGTACATAACCACATTCAGGGCAGGGTTCGCCTACTTCCCTGATCTTGTTATGCTCTTCGTCCATGAAAGGTTTGATCATGCGGAGCAAGGTATCTTTTTCAATGATGGAATCCACATCTGTACAAAGGAAGTAATCATAAGTGGCGGCGTTAATGCCGGCATTGGAAGCGTCTGCCTTGCTTTTGCCGTTTACCTTGTCGATCACCACCAGCTTGTCATACGCTGTATTGACGGACTTGAATATCCGTTTGACAGGTTGTGATTTGATACGTTCATTGTAGGCAAAGTCCACTTCCTGCAGCGAAAATTCATTGATGAGTTTTTCCAGGGTATCGTCCGTACTGCCATCGTTGATGATGATCACTTCAAACTTGGGATAGTTCAGGGTGAGGAGCGACCGTACATTCGAGATAATGGTCACGCCTTCGTTAAAGGCCGGTGCAATGATGGAAATGCCCGGCGCCAGCGGGGAATGCAGCATTTTGGTGTAATCCACATAGCTGTTCTTGCGCTGGTAACGCATGATGCCGCGCAGCGAAAGCATGGCGAGCATGGCGTACATGAACAGCATGGTGCATCCGTACACGAAAATAAATCCCTCGTAAAAATTCTTGAACAGTTCCACTATTATGATAATGTTTTTTTTATTTATACAAACGCTCAGTTCACTACCGTTTTTTTTGCCGGGGCTGCCTGCTGGAACCCTCTCCGCTGCATATTCCCCCAGGTCCCTTTCTTTCCCGTCAGGAAGTTATAGTATCCCCGCAGCGCGTAGATGACGATCAGCGGATGATACAGGAAGAACTCCATGAAAGGGGTAAGGCAGAGATAGGCCACTTCCCGCCATGTTTTATAGTATCCGAAGGTGAGCTGGTCCCACAGTATGGCGATAGTGGTGATCATGACCGAATAGGTGTACACGAAAACCAGCAGCAATATGGCCGTGGGTCCGTTGATGAGGCCCAGGCAGAGCATGATGATATAATAGATGATGCCGGTAAGCTCCACAATGGGCGCCAGCAGTTCAAAAAAGAAATTGTAGGGGATGATGATCATGCCCATCCGGCCGTATCTGGGATTGAGGAACATGCTGAAGTGGGCATACATCAGCTGTGCGAGGCCTCTTGCCCAGCGGGTGCGCTGGCGGTTGAAGATTTTGAGGGATTCGGGCGCTTCCGTCCAGCAGAGCGTTTTTGGAATATAGCGGATGGAATAGTTGATCTTGTTATCATGCGCGAAGCGGCACATCCGCGTCATCAGCTCCATATCTTCCCCGAAAGAAGAATGATCGTATCCTCCGCAGCGGATCGCTATTTCCTTGTCGAACAGGCCAAGGCCGCCGGATACGTTGGGGACGCAGTTGATGAGGCTCCAGCCCATCTTCCCCAGTACGAAGGCACGGATATACTCTACTTCCTGGAAACGGGGCAGCAGTTGTTTCGGCGGCCGCATGCGCGTCATCACCCCTTCATCGAACTCCGATGAATTGGCGATACGCAATGTGGCCCCAACGGCAATGACCCTTTTCTTTCCTTCCTGCATCACCGGTTTGATCAGTTCCAGTATCGTGTTCTTGTCCAGGATGCAATCCACATCGGTGCAAACGAAATGATCATACGCGGCGGCGTTGATCCCGGCATTAACGGCATCGGCCTTGCTTTTCCCGTTCACTTTGTCGATCACCATCAGCCGGGCGTAAGCCGGGTTGACGGATTTGAATATCTTCCTGACCGGTCTTGTCTGTATTTTAGCATTATAGGCAAAATCCACTTCTGTCAGCTCAAACTCCCGGATCATTTGTTCCAGGCTGTCATCCGTGCTGCCGTCGTTGACAATGATGATCTCGTAGCGGGGATAGTTCAGCGTCAGCAGGGAACGTATATTGTAGATAATGGTCAGCCCTTCGTTGAATGCCGGCGCCAGTACGGTAACGCCGGGCGCCAGTGGAGAGCTCATCAGGATGTCTTCCTGGTGCAGGCGTTCTCTTTTGGCGTATGCCCTGATGGCAATAATGGAAAAGATGGCCAGCATGGCGTAGGTGACCAGCAATATCGTACCGTACACAAATACGCTGCTTTCATAAATCCTTCCTATTGTTTCCAGGATCTCGTTCATTGCCTAGAATTTTATTAAAGGGTTCATGCAATGTTTCAGGATCAGCTGATTCTCGTCAGTTGCTGTATGCAATAATTCCGTGATCAGGTCTTTGGCTGCCCACTGGTTGTTGATAATGGACTTGGCCGCATGTTTGCGCAATTCAAAGTCGGTAGAATGCAGGAATTCCTGCCGGAGAAAGTTCAGGTGCTTTCCGCTGCTGATGCGGCCCAGCGCTTTGAGTATCTCTATCTGGCAATGCTGGGGCTGACTGTTGTACATGTACACCAGCTTTTCTTCCACATCAGCAACCCTCAGCTTTCCCAGGCAGTTGATCGCTTCCGCACGCAGGTAATGGTCTTTGGTGTCCAGTAGCTTGATCACTGCGGGAAGAGCGCTGATCTGGTTGTAGTGAACGACCAGTTTCAGGCAGAAAGACACAATGCTTTTATTGGAAGAGTAGGTGATCCATTGCGCAAAATTGGGGATGGCGATCCGCCGGGTGGTGGAAATGATCTTGAACAACTCCACCTGGTCCCACAGCAATAACGGCTCTGTGGCCACATCAAAGAACTTGAACGGCTCGTTCTTGCTGAGTTTGATATAGGCATGCCTGGCAGCAGCCCTCAGCTCACGGTTACGGCTGTTGGTCAGCGGCAGCAGTGTAACGTCCGCAACGGACATGTTCATGTTCACGAGTTCGGAGAGTGCCTGCACCTTCCGGTCCCATTTGCGGGACTTCATTTTGCGCAGCGAATCCCTGTCCAGCTCCATTTCCATGTACAGATTGCGCAGCTGGTCGCCCATAGCGCCCTGAACATTGTTGCGGTAGTGGATCAGCCGGTCCGTAAAGGCCTGTCTCGCCCACTTCTTTTCAAATATCGGCAACTGGAAGGCCGCCATATCCAGCTGGATATCTTCCACGCG
This genomic stretch from Chitinophaga sp. XS-30 harbors:
- a CDS encoding glycosyltransferase codes for the protein MELFKNFYEGFIFVYGCTMLFMYAMLAMLSLRGIMRYQRKNSYVDYTKMLHSPLAPGISIIAPAFNEGVTIISNVRSLLTLNYPKFEVIIINDGSTDDTLEKLINEFSLQEVDFAYNERIKSQPVKRIFKSVNTAYDKLVVIDKVNGKSKADASNAGINAATYDYFLCTDVDSIIEKDTLLRMIKPFMDEEHNKIREVGEPCPECGYVHVVEDNVRVIASGATLRLANSCDIDEGVITRVRPPRQLLPRFQEMEYIRAYVLGKMGWSIINAVPNVSGGLGLFDKEIAIKAGGYDSKSFAEDMDIVTRMCSYMLDNKLKYAIRYIPTSQCWTEGPPNMKVFSRQRTRWGRGLAEIITMHRKLIFNPRYKKLGLIVLPYSLFFEFLAPIIEFTGILYYIYLIITAQINWHYAFILLVFVYLYAIMITTLALWWDQMTYRYYKTWREVIGLGLMAFIEPFIYHPLIVFFALRGYYFFIIGKKHSWGNMQRQGFGQKKTVTA
- a CDS encoding glycosyltransferase yields the protein MNEILETIGRIYESSVFVYGTILLVTYAMLAIFSIIAIRAYAKRERLHQEDILMSSPLAPGVTVLAPAFNEGLTIIYNIRSLLTLNYPRYEIIIVNDGSTDDSLEQMIREFELTEVDFAYNAKIQTRPVRKIFKSVNPAYARLMVIDKVNGKSKADAVNAGINAAAYDHFVCTDVDCILDKNTILELIKPVMQEGKKRVIAVGATLRIANSSEFDEGVMTRMRPPKQLLPRFQEVEYIRAFVLGKMGWSLINCVPNVSGGLGLFDKEIAIRCGGYDHSSFGEDMELMTRMCRFAHDNKINYSIRYIPKTLCWTEAPESLKIFNRQRTRWARGLAQLMYAHFSMFLNPRYGRMGMIIIPYNFFFELLAPIVELTGIIYYIIMLCLGLINGPTAILLLVFVYTYSVMITTIAILWDQLTFGYYKTWREVAYLCLTPFMEFFLYHPLIVIYALRGYYNFLTGKKGTWGNMQRRGFQQAAPAKKTVVN
- a CDS encoding HEAT repeat domain-containing protein, giving the protein MTFVQEFFQTIFRDFRYSPLIIQIALVFIVIAITCTLAAYLSILSGRYRSYRREKKLKALHPVIDNLLVTHILLNDQLATDARVEDIQLDMAAFQLPIFEKKWARQAFTDRLIHYRNNVQGAMGDQLRNLYMEMELDRDSLRKMKSRKWDRKVQALSELVNMNMSVADVTLLPLTNSRNRELRAAARHAYIKLSKNEPFKFFDVATEPLLLWDQVELFKIISTTRRIAIPNFAQWITYSSNKSIVSFCLKLVVHYNQISALPAVIKLLDTKDHYLRAEAINCLGKLRVADVEEKLVYMYNSQPQHCQIEILKALGRISSGKHLNFLRQEFLHSTDFELRKHAAKSIINNQWAAKDLITELLHTATDENQLILKHCMNPLIKF